Proteins encoded within one genomic window of Nitrospira sp.:
- the trxB gene encoding thioredoxin-disulfide reductase, translating into MRDLVIIGSGPAGLTAAIYAARANLSPLLIEGWQSGGQLTTTTEVENYPGFAKGIMGPELMKEMRAQAGRFGTEFLTGDVSAVSFKNLPLILTIDGERTVEAKTAIIATGASAIPIGLPNEKRLTGHGVSTCATCDGFFFRGKELIVVGGGDSAMEEATFLSKFATKVSIVHRRDKLRASKIMQDRAMKNEKVSFIWNAVVEDILGHEVVTGVRLKNIVTGKISEVPCAGVFVAIGHRPNTALFAGQIDMDEKGYIRTHAGTATSIPGVFAAGDVQDSHYRQAVTAAGSGCMAAIDVERFLESSEG; encoded by the coding sequence ATGCGTGATCTCGTGATTATCGGTTCCGGTCCTGCAGGACTCACGGCCGCTATCTATGCTGCCCGAGCCAACCTCTCACCACTTCTCATTGAGGGATGGCAATCCGGTGGCCAGCTCACGACCACGACGGAAGTCGAGAACTATCCCGGGTTTGCAAAGGGCATCATGGGTCCGGAGCTCATGAAAGAAATGAGGGCTCAAGCAGGACGGTTTGGGACGGAATTCCTCACTGGTGACGTCTCTGCTGTAAGCTTCAAGAACCTCCCATTGATCCTGACGATTGATGGTGAGCGTACCGTCGAGGCGAAAACCGCCATCATTGCCACTGGAGCCTCAGCGATTCCGATTGGCCTGCCCAATGAAAAACGATTGACCGGTCACGGCGTCTCAACTTGCGCAACCTGCGATGGGTTTTTCTTTCGCGGGAAGGAGCTTATTGTTGTTGGTGGTGGGGATAGCGCAATGGAGGAAGCAACCTTCCTGAGCAAGTTTGCGACGAAAGTCTCGATTGTCCATCGACGCGACAAGCTTCGTGCATCGAAGATTATGCAAGATCGGGCCATGAAGAACGAGAAAGTCAGTTTCATCTGGAATGCTGTGGTTGAGGATATCCTTGGGCATGAGGTTGTCACCGGCGTGCGGCTGAAAAATATCGTTACTGGAAAAATATCGGAAGTGCCCTGCGCCGGTGTTTTTGTTGCCATCGGCCATAGACCTAACACGGCGTTGTTCGCTGGTCAGATTGATATGGATGAGAAGGGCTACATCAGGACTCACGCGGGAACAGCCACCAGTATTCCCGGCGTCTTTGCCGCCGGTGATGTGCAGGATTCACACTATCGGCAGGCCGTGACTGCAGCCGGGTCTGGCTGCATGGCGGCGATTGATGTCGAGCGATTTCTAGAGTCCAGTGAAGGGTGA
- the thiI gene encoding tRNA 4-thiouridine(8) synthase ThiI has product MRWAIAHYHELALKGRNRDYFEQCLIQNIRTALKDLGVRQVQNLHSRIRIDLPLEANADVVRDRLVRVCGIANFSLGRVIPLQIANPDLAALAEVAVEEITATSGTTFRVTAKRADKRLALTSMDIERTIGATICERTGKTVNLKNPDVTLYIELLSREAYCAAEKIEGPGGMPVRVSGKIACLISGGIDSPVAAYRMIKRGCHASFVHFSGRPLVSRASEDKVRELVQTLTAYQYASRLYVIPFGEIQREIVLNTPPPFRVVLYRRMMLRIAQELARVERCWGLVTGDSLGQVASQTPENLTVVEEAAEIPILRPLIGMDKREIIDEAKRIRTYETSIEPDQDCCKLFTPPHPSTKTRIDDLRKVERSLDISQLVKQGLERAEVSEFTFPT; this is encoded by the coding sequence ATGCGCTGGGCCATCGCTCATTACCACGAACTTGCCCTCAAAGGCCGCAATCGCGACTACTTTGAGCAATGCCTCATTCAGAACATCCGGACAGCCCTCAAGGATTTAGGCGTTCGACAGGTCCAGAACCTCCACAGCCGGATCCGCATTGATCTTCCCCTGGAAGCGAACGCGGATGTTGTTCGAGATCGGCTCGTTCGTGTGTGTGGCATCGCAAACTTCTCGCTGGGTCGTGTGATTCCGCTACAGATTGCGAACCCTGACCTGGCGGCGCTCGCTGAGGTCGCTGTCGAAGAGATCACGGCAACCTCAGGCACGACCTTTCGAGTCACAGCCAAACGAGCTGATAAGCGATTGGCGCTGACGTCGATGGATATCGAAAGAACCATTGGTGCAACAATATGTGAACGAACCGGCAAGACCGTCAATCTGAAAAACCCGGATGTGACTCTTTATATCGAGCTACTGTCGAGGGAAGCCTATTGCGCGGCTGAAAAAATCGAGGGACCTGGGGGGATGCCAGTCAGAGTCAGCGGAAAGATCGCCTGTTTGATTTCGGGAGGCATTGATTCACCGGTTGCTGCCTATCGCATGATCAAACGCGGTTGCCATGCCTCCTTTGTTCATTTTTCAGGCCGTCCTTTGGTGAGTCGTGCTTCTGAGGACAAGGTGCGGGAATTGGTCCAAACCCTCACGGCGTATCAATATGCGTCGCGTCTCTACGTCATTCCTTTCGGAGAAATCCAGCGCGAGATTGTGTTGAATACACCACCACCGTTTCGCGTGGTGCTCTATCGGCGGATGATGCTTCGCATTGCTCAAGAACTCGCGCGAGTGGAACGATGTTGGGGGTTGGTGACAGGAGATAGTCTCGGGCAGGTCGCGTCGCAGACCCCTGAGAATCTGACGGTTGTTGAGGAAGCTGCCGAGATCCCAATCCTCCGGCCGCTCATCGGAATGGATAAACGGGAGATCATCGACGAGGCCAAGCGGATCCGAACCTATGAGACATCCATCGAACCCGACCAAGATTGCTGCAAGCTGTTCACCCCACCCCATCCCAGCACGAAAACCAGGATCGACGACCTTCGAAAGGTTGAGCGGAGTTTGGATATCAGTCAACTCGTCAAGCAAGGGTTGGAGAGGGCTGAAGTGTCAGAATTCACTTTTCCTACCTGA
- a CDS encoding DUF3309 domain-containing protein, with protein sequence MKMSTIIIVVLGVLCVGVLPIWSYGGTWGYIPSGGLGFLLVAHTLLTLMGRTDRTATVKP encoded by the coding sequence ATCAAGATGAGTACTATTATTATTGTCGTATTGGGTGTGTTGTGTGTCGGCGTACTTCCGATCTGGTCGTACGGCGGAACCTGGGGATATATCCCCAGCGGCGGGCTGGGTTTCCTCCTCGTGGCTCACACTCTTCTGACTCTGATGGGCCGGACGGACCGGACGGCAACTGTCAAGCCGTAA
- a CDS encoding Crp/Fnr family transcriptional regulator yields the protein MVRIRTPFNLDKFLDKIDKGIRSLSSPKDGTLYSQGDTADAVFYIQAGKVKVTVLSEHGKEAVVAILERGSFLGESCLVGQLIRTATASTLEDTRILRIEKTAMLRLLQAQPEFASAFMSYVLKHSIRVQEDLVDQLFNSSEKRLARALLLLAHFGKEGKPETVIAKISQETLAEMVGTTRSRVSFFMNKFRKLGFIDYKGGSRRNGGLHVHSSLLNVVLHD from the coding sequence ATGGTACGCATACGCACGCCGTTCAATCTGGACAAATTTCTCGATAAGATCGACAAGGGCATTCGAAGTCTCTCGTCCCCCAAGGATGGTACTCTCTATTCACAGGGGGATACGGCTGATGCCGTCTTCTACATCCAGGCGGGCAAGGTGAAAGTGACCGTGCTCTCGGAGCATGGCAAGGAAGCCGTCGTGGCCATTCTTGAGCGAGGTTCGTTTTTAGGCGAATCCTGCCTCGTGGGTCAACTCATTCGTACGGCGACCGCATCCACCCTGGAAGACACCCGCATTCTTCGTATCGAGAAAACCGCTATGCTTCGCCTGCTTCAAGCGCAGCCCGAGTTCGCCTCGGCGTTCATGTCCTATGTACTGAAGCACTCAATCCGTGTCCAAGAGGATTTGGTGGATCAACTGTTTAATTCCAGCGAGAAGCGGCTGGCGCGTGCGCTGCTGTTGTTGGCCCACTTTGGGAAGGAAGGCAAGCCGGAGACGGTCATTGCGAAGATCAGTCAGGAAACCTTGGCTGAAATGGTCGGCACCACCCGCTCGCGCGTCAGCTTCTTTATGAACAAGTTCCGCAAGCTCGGGTTCATTGACTACAAAGGTGGGTCGCGCCGGAATGGCGGATTGCACGTGCATAGTTCTCTTCTCAACGTCGTCCTGCACGACTAG
- a CDS encoding DUF1328 domain-containing protein, whose amino-acid sequence MVGYAAIFLCLGLIAGGLHWAGIATVATQSSWTLFAGGMVLLMIHVVAGRTGRVF is encoded by the coding sequence ATGGTGGGCTATGCCGCGATATTCTTATGTCTGGGATTGATTGCCGGAGGGTTGCATTGGGCTGGAATAGCCACGGTCGCGACTCAGAGTTCCTGGACTCTGTTTGCGGGCGGGATGGTATTGCTGATGATCCACGTGGTAGCGGGACGCACCGGCCGGGTGTTCTAA
- a CDS encoding helix-turn-helix transcriptional regulator: protein MPIALLIRTRLKELKLGQRDLARAAHVTESYISQLLTQKKLPPAPNRTDMYKKIERALKLPDGQLAKLADQQRLEQLRQRLGDQPTPLLHNVRELILRKCHPSKARQIRSIFEKQHFGELERLVTQKLLGVVKSVAQQELDNPTWMRKMARLSKKSYPQMRVTVLEFLDTTIFDLSNENSIAFLNPLLESWDIDLATFCIEIALNRRVAPGHHKTFEFMERGPGKISGEEPGLKNFLQDPLLSGDVSEEELLFLRALTFKNKQPTPLYYYRELQSLRDPLHFQSPTKKIPA from the coding sequence ATGCCCATTGCACTGCTCATCCGGACTCGCTTGAAAGAATTGAAACTCGGGCAGCGAGACCTCGCCCGTGCGGCTCACGTGACTGAGTCGTACATCTCACAGCTGCTGACGCAGAAAAAACTCCCGCCCGCGCCGAACCGGACCGACATGTACAAGAAAATCGAACGAGCATTGAAATTGCCTGATGGGCAACTGGCTAAACTCGCCGATCAGCAGCGCCTCGAACAACTCAGACAACGACTTGGAGACCAGCCGACTCCTTTACTGCACAACGTGCGGGAATTGATCCTCCGGAAGTGTCATCCCTCAAAGGCCAGGCAGATCCGCTCGATTTTTGAAAAACAACACTTCGGCGAACTCGAGCGGCTCGTCACACAGAAGCTGCTGGGCGTCGTCAAAAGTGTCGCTCAGCAGGAACTCGACAATCCGACATGGATGCGCAAGATGGCTCGGCTGAGCAAGAAAAGCTACCCACAGATGCGCGTCACCGTGCTGGAGTTCTTAGATACGACGATCTTCGATCTCTCGAACGAGAACAGCATTGCGTTCCTCAACCCCTTGCTCGAATCCTGGGATATCGACCTTGCCACCTTTTGTATTGAGATTGCTCTGAACCGTCGAGTAGCACCGGGACACCATAAGACGTTCGAGTTTATGGAACGAGGACCGGGCAAGATCTCAGGAGAGGAGCCTGGGCTGAAGAACTTTCTCCAAGACCCCTTGCTGAGTGGGGATGTGAGCGAAGAGGAACTCCTGTTTCTGCGCGCACTCACCTTCAAGAATAAACAACCAACGCCACTCTACTATTACCGCGAGCTTCAGAGCCTCAGAGATCCGCTGCATTTCCAGTCTCCGACCAAGAAAATCCCCGCATAA
- the nuoI gene encoding NADH-quinone oxidoreductase subunit NuoI — protein sequence MERIRLRLNERLARLYRGFKAWVKLITFYELAVGMKSTMSHLIHYKPITLQYPHEKRVLPDNYRGMLALLRYDDGTEKCVGCDLCEAACPSRVITVVSAEVPEEPTKRYAREYRMDMTRCLFCGLCVQACPVDALAMTKEYEWAVYDKRDLLLNKQQLLAIGDRTFLTREKRLEFQHPNLAVFNVASSNHPAKAC from the coding sequence ATGGAAAGAATACGCCTGAGGCTGAATGAGAGATTGGCAAGGCTGTATCGTGGATTCAAGGCTTGGGTCAAGTTGATTACCTTCTATGAGCTTGCTGTGGGGATGAAGTCGACGATGAGCCATCTCATTCACTACAAGCCGATCACGCTGCAGTATCCACACGAGAAGCGGGTGTTGCCTGATAACTATCGCGGTATGTTGGCCTTGCTGCGGTATGACGATGGTACCGAGAAGTGTGTCGGGTGCGATCTCTGCGAAGCCGCCTGTCCCTCTCGCGTCATCACTGTGGTGAGTGCCGAAGTGCCGGAGGAGCCGACGAAGCGATACGCACGAGAGTATCGGATGGACATGACGCGGTGTTTGTTCTGTGGGCTCTGCGTCCAAGCCTGTCCGGTCGATGCGCTTGCGATGACGAAGGAATACGAGTGGGCGGTGTACGACAAGCGGGACTTGCTTCTCAATAAACAGCAGTTGTTGGCGATCGGAGATCGCACGTTTCTGACGCGCGAGAAACGGCTGGAGTTCCAACATCCGAATCTGGCGGTCTTCAATGTTGCCTCATCGAACCATCCAGCCAAGGCGTGCTAG